A window of Leclercia adecarboxylata contains these coding sequences:
- a CDS encoding site-specific integrase, whose protein sequence is MAARPRKNNVSVPNLYPLYSRKVNKVYWRYKHPITGKFHALGTDEMEAIAIATEANARLAEQRTRQILAISDRIATSKGKAITVSTWLDRYWKIQEERLATGDIKLNTFKQKRKPVSLLRERVGMKLLPSVDVRDIAQLLDEYVTAGQPRMAQVVRTVLVDIFKEAQHAGEVPPGYDPASATKKPRRKITRQRLSLEEWQRIFDIADSTHQYMGNAMLLALVTGQRLGDISNMKFSDVWDDHLHIIQEKTGSKIAIPLSLRMNAINWSLRDVIARCRDYAVSPYLVHFFRANSQSERGAQVKSNTITMNFSKARDKTGIVWGDGTPATFHEQRSLAERLYEAQGIDTQKLLGHKSPNQTARYHDDRGKDWTTIAI, encoded by the coding sequence ATGGCAGCTCGACCACGTAAAAACAATGTTTCTGTTCCGAACCTTTACCCTCTCTATAGCAGGAAGGTGAATAAGGTTTACTGGCGCTATAAACATCCAATCACCGGCAAGTTCCATGCGCTGGGCACTGACGAAATGGAGGCCATTGCGATTGCTACTGAGGCAAACGCGCGCCTGGCAGAACAGAGAACCCGGCAGATTTTGGCGATCAGTGACAGGATCGCCACAAGCAAAGGCAAAGCGATCACGGTTTCAACATGGCTCGACCGTTACTGGAAGATTCAGGAAGAGCGTCTGGCGACGGGCGATATCAAGCTGAACACGTTCAAACAGAAAAGAAAGCCGGTTTCGTTGTTGCGAGAGCGTGTCGGAATGAAGTTGCTACCATCAGTTGATGTCCGCGATATCGCCCAATTGCTCGATGAGTACGTTACAGCCGGCCAGCCGCGAATGGCACAAGTAGTTCGGACAGTTTTGGTTGATATTTTTAAAGAAGCGCAGCATGCGGGTGAGGTTCCTCCGGGTTACGATCCTGCCTCAGCGACCAAAAAACCCCGCCGAAAAATCACCCGCCAGCGCCTTAGCCTAGAGGAATGGCAGAGGATTTTCGATATTGCAGACAGCACCCATCAATATATGGGGAATGCAATGCTGCTGGCATTGGTAACGGGCCAGCGCCTCGGTGATATTTCCAATATGAAGTTCAGCGATGTCTGGGATGATCACCTACACATAATTCAGGAGAAAACCGGAAGCAAAATCGCGATACCGCTTTCACTTCGTATGAACGCAATAAACTGGAGTTTGCGAGATGTTATAGCGCGCTGTCGGGATTATGCAGTCAGCCCTTACTTGGTTCATTTTTTCAGGGCAAATTCGCAATCTGAACGAGGAGCGCAGGTTAAATCGAATACTATAACGATGAATTTCAGCAAAGCGCGGGATAAGACTGGAATAGTATGGGGGGATGGCACACCTGCAACGTTTCACGAACAGAGATCACTGGCAGAACGTCTTTATGAGGCTCAAGGAATCGATACGCAAAAACTGCTGGGCCACAAATCTCCGAACCAAACTGCACGCTATCATGATGACCGGGGTAAAGACTGGACGACAATTGCTATATGA
- a CDS encoding excisionase — translation MKQMLTLEEWAAEKYRSSPPALNTLRRYAKQNLFSPPAMKQGRKWRVREDAELVGELAKPNIQKSDSPILQRILADGSSTT, via the coding sequence ATGAAGCAAATGCTCACGCTTGAGGAATGGGCAGCAGAGAAATACCGGAGCAGTCCGCCAGCTTTGAATACTCTGCGCCGATACGCTAAGCAAAATCTTTTTTCCCCACCAGCCATGAAACAGGGTCGCAAGTGGCGAGTAAGGGAAGATGCAGAACTTGTAGGCGAATTGGCTAAGCCGAATATTCAAAAGAGTGACTCTCCAATACTTCAGAGGATTCTAGCTGATGGCAGCTCGACCACGTAA